In the genome of Enterococcus sp. DIV2402, the window ATTTTCATTGATTATTGATTTTTTCAAGCAAATGGAATTAGTTGATGACTTTATTGGTGTTGGTGGTGTTTCAATGGGAGGCATGACCACATGTGGCTTGTTGACGCAACATCCAGAAATTTCGGCTGCTGCATGTGTCATGGGCTCACCAACTTATCTTGGGTATCGCGAGCTATTGCAAATAAATGTTAAAAAAAGAGGATTGTCATTGCCAGAAGATTATGAAGCCTTGACTAGTTGGATTGAAGCGTATGATTTAATGACCGCATATCCTTCATTATCCAAACGACCTTTATTCTTTTGGCATGGGAAAGAAGATGAAAAAATTCCTTACACGCAAGTAGAAGAGTTTGTTGAGACGTATCAAGATAATACGATTCAATTTATTTCTGCGGAAGAGCGTCATTTAGTTCGTGGAGAAACCATGTCTCAAGTCACAGATTTTTTTATACGTGCAAAAAAGTCACTCTAAAAAGAGCGACTTTTTTAAATGTCAATTTTTTTATCTTTATGATAATACTGTAAGTCATGTTCATTAATTTCACGTAAAATGCGACAAGGATTACCAACTGCGACAACATTTGCAGGAATATTCTTGGTGACAATACTTCCTGCGCCAATTACTGAATTTTTACCTATTGTTACGCCAGGTAAAATGACACTTCCTGCACCAATCCAAACGTTGTCTTCAATTGTGACAGGCAAATTATATTGGGCTTGCTTTTGACGCAACTCAGGATGAATCGGATGCGTACCCGTTGCGATAGTGACATTAGGTGCAAACATGACATAGTTACCAACGTGAATCGAGCAATCATCGACTAATGTCAAATTAAAATTAGCGTAAACATGATGCCCAAAATACACATGTTTTCCACCCCAATTTGCATGAAAAGGTGTTTCAATGTAACAGTCATCACCGATTTCGGCAAACATATCTTTTAGTAAGGCTTGCTTTTGTGCACCTTTAGATGGCGGTAGTTGATTGTAGTGGAATAATTTTTCGAGATAAAGACCTTGCTCCACACCTAAAGTGGAATCACTACTATAATAAAGTTGCCCGCTATGCATTCTTTGTAGAGTTTCTTCTAATTCCATCATTGACCTCCTAATTGAATTCCCTTACATTATACCTATTTTTTTCTGATTATGGAAATAGGTATTTTTTGAACGGTGGGTAAGGGATTATGTTTAACTATAACTATTGAATGGCGTGGTCAAAACCAAAATCAGTTGTGTAAAGTTAAAAAACGAATACAGTTAATTAATCGTGAGTGTGAATAGCAATCATTAACGAAACTGTGCGAGGATGATTTTAGGTGAATACAAGCTAAAAATTTATAATATTGTATATAAATTAACAAGCAAAAAAATCGTTTTTTGTGAGAATATTTCATATAATAAATAATGTATGACTTGAAGGAGGAGTAATGAGAAAAATGGATTACCGCGTATTACTATATTATAATTACACAACAATTGAAGATCCTGAAGTATTTGCAAAAAAACACTTAGCATTTTGTAAATCAATCGGGCTAAAAGGTCGCATTTTAGTTGCTGAAGAAGGAATCAATGGAACTGTTTCAGGAACAATTGAAGCAACAGAGGCGTATATGGAACACATGCACGCTGATGAACGTTTTAAAGATACTTGGTTCAAAATTGACGAAGCAGAAGGACATGCGTTTAGAAAAATGTTTGTTCGTCCTCGTAAAGAATTAGTTGCTTTAAACTTAGAAGATGATATCAATCCACATGAATTAACAGGTAAATATTTGGATCCAAAAGAATTTAAAGAAGCGCTACTGGATGAAGACACGATAGTCTTAGATGCACGTAACGATTATGAGTTCGATTTAGGTCACTTCCGTGGGGCTGTTCGTCCAGATATTCGTAGTTTCCGTGAATTACCACAATGGATTCGTGATAATAAAGAGAAATTTATGGATAAAAAAGTGGTTACGTATTGTACAGGTGGTATCCGCTGTGAAAAATTCTCTGGTTGGTTATTACGTGAAGGTGTGGAAGATGTTGCCCAATTACATGGCGGTATTGCCATGTACGGAAAAGACCCTGAAGTTCAGGGCGAATTATGGGATGGCAAAATGTATGTCTTTGATGATCGTATCAGTGTTGAAGTCAACCATGTCGATAAAAATGTAATTGGTAAGGACTGGTTTGATGGAACTCCTTGCGAACGTTACATCAACTGTGCAAATCCCGAATGTAACCGTCAAATCTTGACTTCCGAAGAAAACGAAGCAAAACATTTAGGTGGCTGTTGTTATGAATGTGCAGCAAACGAAAATAATCGTTATGTCGTTGCACACAATATTTCACCAGAAGAACGTGAAGCTCGTCTATATGCAATTGCTCCAGAAGCAACTGCATAATCATTGAAGCATGATTCTTAGGAATTGTGCTTTTTTCTTTTAGAAAGGGGTGAGGCTATGAATTTTTATCATCGTATAAAAATCATGATTCCACCATTTCCCTGTAAAGGATGTTTTTTTCTTAGATAAGTAAACTTTTAGGAGCGAATTATGGAAAAAAACATCGAGTCAAATAAAATTAGTTTAGCGTTATTAGTTTGCCTAGTCGGCTTTCCACAAATTAGTGAAACTATTTTCACCCCTTCTTTAACAGAAATTGCTAAAGGATATCAAGTGTCAATAAATGTGTCACAAATGACATTAAGTATTTACTTTTTAGCATTTGCATTTGGCGTTTTCTTTTGGGGGATTACTTCAGATTATTTTGGTCGGAGAGTGGCGATGAATGGAGGATTATTTATCTACACCATTGGTTGCCTGCTCTGTTACTGGTCAACAGATATTATTTTGTTATTTGTTGGGCGTGTCATACAGGCTTTTGGTGCTAGTACTGGTTCTGTAACTACCCAAACAATCTTGCGCGATAACTATCAAGGAAAACAACGGCATACTTTATTTGCACAAATTTCTGCAGCATTAGCTTTTACTCCTGCTATAGGTCCATTAATTGGTGGTTTTTTAGGACAATATTTTGGATACAAAATGGTCTTTTTAGCATTAGTTGGTTTGGGCACCTTTTTATTAATCTGGAGCCTGAAAAAATTGCCTGAAACATCATCGAGCAAAAAAAATCATTTGAATTATCAAAAAATCTGCCAAATTGGTCAAAGAATGATTGTTGACAAGTATACGTGGACATTTTGTGTATTGATTGGTGTATTGAACGGCGTATTATTTGGCTACCATTCAGAAGCACCTTCTATTTTTATTGAAAAATTTGGATTCACCCAAGCTCAATATGGTTTCATTGGAATTGTGGTGGCATTAGCTACTGTTCTAGGTTCATTTATTTCGAAGCAGACCTTAGAGCGATTATTACCTGAAACAATTATTCTTTTAGGAACAAAAATAGCCCTGATTGGTAGTTTAGGATTATTAGTAGTATCGTTGCTGCCAGTGTCATTTAACCTTCTTTTGCTTCTATATCTGGTTGGGATTTTTTCAGTATTAACAGGGGTTGGAATTGCCTTGCCGAACTGTTTAAGTTTAGCATTAGTAAATTTTACAGATGTTGCTGGGACAGCGGGGGCATTTTTAAGTTTAGGTTATTATGTAATTGTAAGTATTTTAACCTTTTGTATTAGTACAATTCATACTGGTTCAATCAGTATTTTACCTGTTTTCTTTCTAGGTTCATTTTTATTGATTTATTGGATGCAAAAGAGATGAAAAGAATAAAAATCATCGGGCTTTCTTTTTAAAAGAAAGTCCGATGGTTTTTTAATCAGAAATAACGGTGAAATCGCCTTTGTCATAGCGATGACGTGCGTGAGAAATTTCAAAAGGAATACCATTTTTTAAATAAACCGTTTGTTCGACTTCTAACACAGGATCATGTACGTCACAATTGAGGTAGTTTTGATCATAGATATCGGCTTTGTCGGCTTTAATGCGACGAATGGATGTCCCGATTTCTAGGTTTAAGCTTTCGTTAATATAACGATAGATGGAGGATTTTAAAATATCTTCATCTATACCTGGAATCAGTTGAACAGGCATGATTGTATATTCTAACGAAAGAGGTTCATTGTCTAATAAGCGTAAACGGACAATATCATAAATGGGTTCGTTTTTCTTGATTTTTAATTTTTTTTGCTCCACTTCATCAGGAAATAACACCCCAAACGAGATAATCTGGCTCGTTACTTCGCCCAATTCACCGAGACGTTTGGTGAGACCACGGTGGGTTTGTGCATTGTAATCAAAAATAGACAAAGGTCCAGTAACAAAGGTGCCTATGCCTTTACGACCATAGATGAGTCCTTCGAGATGCAGTAAATCTAAAGCTTTTTGAATCGTGACGCGGCTAGTGTGATAATAGTCGGCTAACTCAGTTTGTTTGGGTAATTTTTCTTGCTTTTTGTACAGCCCATTTGTTATTTTTGAACGAATATCAGCTGCAATCTCATGATATTTTGCCACAGAATCACCTCTTTTCAAGCTAGAATAAACTATTTTAGCGACTATGTAAATGTATTTATTTACATAGTCGCTTTATGGCGTTTACATATTTGGAAAGATACGTTAAATTTACTTTGTAATCGGTTACTTAGAGGTTTTTAAAGGGATTAGGAGGAAATTTTAATGGAAAAATTTGCAAGTGTTTTGGGAAATATCGCCGCAAAAATTAATAGTTTACGTTACATTATTGTTATTAAAAATGCTTTTGCAGCATTAATTCCAGTAATTATTACAGGTGCGTTTGGAACTTTGTTTTCTGCAATGATTTTTGATTCAGAAAATGGCTTAGCCAAAATTAGCACTTTGAGTTTTTTAGCAGAGTTAAAACCTATTTCATCGGCAGTGAGTTATGTGACGTTAAGTTTTTTGACCATTTATGCGGTATTTTTAATTGGTATTGAGCTAGCGAAACTAAATAAAGTGGACGGTGTATTTTCTGGGATTGTTGCAGTGATGTCTTATTTATCAGTGAATCCAACAGTTTTTACGGTAGTGAATGAAGATATTTCGGTGGTGGCTGAAAATGTTTTGGCTAAACAATATACGGATACTAAAGGACTTTTCTTGGGAATGTTTATTGCGATTGTTTCAGTCGAATTATATTGTTGGTTGGGCAGACAAGAGAAGCTGCAGTTAAAAATGCCTGATACGGTACCGACGAACGTTGCATCAAGTTTTTCTGCATTATTTCCAACTGTTCTAACGGTAGTAACGATTGCAACAGCTGGTTTTATTGTGAAAGCTGTGACTGGAATGTATGCTTATGACATAATTTACAATATCGTTCAACGACCATTAGAAGGGATTGTCCAAGGTTTACCAGGAATTTTATTATTAATGTTTATTGCTCAAATTTTTTGGGTCATTGGAATTCATGGCAATCAAATGGTCAAACCAGTTAGAGAGCCACTTTTGTTAGCTGCTATTGCGGTAAATACCGAAGCTTTTGAAGCAGGAAAAGAGATACCGAATATCATTACGATGCCTTTTTGGGACATGTATATGAGCATGGGTGGTTCAGGAGTCACGATTGGGTTGTTGGTTGCTGTTTTAATTGCTGGAAAACGTGAAGATATGAAACAAATTACTAAATTATCGTTAGCGCCAGGTATTTTCAATATCAATGAACCAGTCATTTTTGGTATGCCAATTATGTTAAACCCAATATTGGCAATTCCTTTTATTCTAACACCACTGATTACCGGAACAATTGGTTATATTGCGACTTCGATTGGTTTTGCTGCAAAAGCCGTAGTGATGGTTCCCTGGCCAACGCCACCATTAATCAATGCTTATCTAGCAACAGCTGGGGATATTGGTGCTGTGATTACGCAAGCTTTTTGTATTATTCTTTCGATTTTAATTTATTTACCATTCGTGTTCACTACCAATCGGACAAAAAATGAAACACTTTAGAGGAGGAGAACTATGTTAGAGATACAAATTCCCAAAGATTTTATATTAGGTGCCGCTTCATCAGCTTGGCAGACAGAAGGATGGCAGGGCAAAAAAGCAGGACAAGACTCCTTTTTAGATAAGTGGTATCAAGAAGAATTTTTTGTTTGGCATGAAGGGTATGGCCCAGCGGTTGCAACTAATTTTATGGAAAGGTATCAAGACGATATTCAACTGATGAAAGAAATTCATTTGACACATTATCGTACATCGATTAATTGGGCTCGTTTTTTTACAGATTATGAACAGTTAATTGTGGATGAAGAATATGCACAACATATTGATAACGTTATTGATGCCTTAATCGAAGCAAATGTTGAACCCATGCTTTGTTTGGAACATTATGAGTTGCCTGCCTATTTACTGGAAAAATACGATGGTTGGTCTTCAAAAAAAGTAGTTGAACTGTACACAGAGTATGCGCGGATTGCATTTGAACGATATGGTAATCGCGTGAAACAATGGTTTACGTTCAATGAACCAATTGTTATTCAAACACGTTGCTATCTAGATGCCATTCGTTGGCCACATGAACAAAATACTAAAAAATGGATGCTATGGAATTATCATAAAGTCTTAGCAAGTGCGAAAGCGATTAAGATTTTCCATGAAAATCAATATGAAGGACGCATTGGGTGTGTATTAAATCCAGAGATGGTTTATGCTCGCTCAACATCACCTGAAGATTGCCAGGCAAAAGAAATGTATGATTTATTTTATAATCGAGTATTTTTTGATCCTATGATTAAAGGAGAATTTCCCCAAAAATTAATTGATTTATGCAAACAACATGCGATTTATTTTGATCCAACCGAAGAGGAGTTGCAAATTATTAAAACCAATCCCGTTGATTTTTTAGGCATTAATCAATATTATCCTAAACGTGTACAAGCACCGAAATATCAATGGAATCCAAATACACCATTTCATCCAGAAGCTTATTTTGATTCTTTTGAGTTGCCAGGCAGAAAAATGAATCATTCCAGAGGGTGGGAAATCTATCCTCAAATTATGTATGATTTAGCGATGTATCTTAAAGCTAATTATGGAGATATTCCTTGGTTAATCACGGAAAATGGTATGGGCTCTGAGAATGAGGAACATTACCTAAACGCAGACGGGACAGTACAAGATGATTATCGAATTGATTTTATTAGGGATCATTTACACTATTTATTAAAAGCTGTTGCAGAGGGAGCCAACTGTGAAGGGTACATGTTATGGGCTTTTACCGATTGCGTATCCCCAATGAATGCGTTTAAAAATCGTTATGGGTTAGTTCGGATTGATCTACAACGTAATCGTCAGCGTTCATTGAAGAAATCTGCTCATTGGTACCAGTCATTAATTGATAACAGGGTATTGCATGTAGAAGAAATGTCCTACCGATAATAAAAAAGATGGTCGTAGCCTTGAAAAAGTCGATGACCATCTTTTTAAATCCTTCTAACGCCTGATTTTCTTTTTTAAAAGTTATGCGATACTATAGAAGAAAGGGAGGTTATGTAATGAAAGAAAAGAATACATTTCATGTAAATGGCTATTTGGGTTTGTTTGTTTTAATTGGTTTAATGCTGGCAGGAATTTATGTGTTTTATATGGGTGTAACCACAGACAGTGTTTTCCAGATTGTAGTTAGTATTGTTCTATGGATTATTTCTATCTTATTTATTAGTTCATTGACGATTGTTAGTCCTAACCAAGCCAAAGCGATTTTATTTTTTGGGAAATATTTAGGAACAATTAAATCAAATGGTTTGTTTATCACGACACCATTGACACAAAAAATTAATGTCTCATTAAAAGTTCGTAATTTTAATAGTTCTTTGTTAAAAGTAAATGATAATGATGGAAATCCTATAGAAATTTCAGCAGTCGTTGTATTTAAAGTAGTTGACACTGCTAAGGCCTTATTCGATGTTGATTATTATCAAAACTTTGTTGAAATTCAAAGTGAAACAGCTATTCGCCATATTGCGACCCAATATCCATATGATTCATTTAGTGATGATGATGTTACGTTACGAGGAAATACAGGGTTAGTTTCTGATGAACTAGCGAAAGAGTTGCAAGAACGTTTAGCAGTGGCTGGTGTTGAAGTAATCGAAACACGTCTGAATCACTTAGCCTATTCAACTGAAATTGCTAGCGCGATGTTACAGCGTCAACAAGCCAAGGCCATTTTAGCAGCACGACAAACAATTGTCGAAGGAGCAGTGACGATGACACAAATGGCATTGGAACAAATTGAAGAAGGCCAAGAAATTAATTTTACAGATGATCGCAAAGTACAACTAATTAATAATTTACTTGTCTCCATCATTACCGATCGTGGCACTCAACCGGTTATTAATACAGGTGATGTCAAAGAAGTTAAAACAAGATAGGAGAGTGACGTATGAAAAAACTCTATATTAAACA includes:
- a CDS encoding alpha/beta fold hydrolase, which encodes MKIEVRRRLIGTIPLLEVVEQTALYEKRPLIIYYHGWQTQKELVLTQGRKLAQAGFRVVLPDAANHGERKNPVSTIPSLTFWQSIQTNLFEFSLIIDFFKQMELVDDFIGVGGVSMGGMTTCGLLTQHPEISAAACVMGSPTYLGYRELLQINVKKRGLSLPEDYEALTSWIEAYDLMTAYPSLSKRPLFFWHGKEDEKIPYTQVEEFVETYQDNTIQFISAEERHLVRGETMSQVTDFFIRAKKSL
- a CDS encoding SPFH domain-containing protein → MKEKNTFHVNGYLGLFVLIGLMLAGIYVFYMGVTTDSVFQIVVSIVLWIISILFISSLTIVSPNQAKAILFFGKYLGTIKSNGLFITTPLTQKINVSLKVRNFNSSLLKVNDNDGNPIEISAVVVFKVVDTAKALFDVDYYQNFVEIQSETAIRHIATQYPYDSFSDDDVTLRGNTGLVSDELAKELQERLAVAGVEVIETRLNHLAYSTEIASAMLQRQQAKAILAARQTIVEGAVTMTQMALEQIEEGQEINFTDDRKVQLINNLLVSIITDRGTQPVINTGDVKEVKTR
- a CDS encoding rhodanese-related sulfurtransferase, encoding MDYRVLLYYNYTTIEDPEVFAKKHLAFCKSIGLKGRILVAEEGINGTVSGTIEATEAYMEHMHADERFKDTWFKIDEAEGHAFRKMFVRPRKELVALNLEDDINPHELTGKYLDPKEFKEALLDEDTIVLDARNDYEFDLGHFRGAVRPDIRSFRELPQWIRDNKEKFMDKKVVTYCTGGIRCEKFSGWLLREGVEDVAQLHGGIAMYGKDPEVQGELWDGKMYVFDDRISVEVNHVDKNVIGKDWFDGTPCERYINCANPECNRQILTSEENEAKHLGGCCYECAANENNRYVVAHNISPEEREARLYAIAPEATA
- a CDS encoding glycoside hydrolase family 1 protein, whose protein sequence is MLEIQIPKDFILGAASSAWQTEGWQGKKAGQDSFLDKWYQEEFFVWHEGYGPAVATNFMERYQDDIQLMKEIHLTHYRTSINWARFFTDYEQLIVDEEYAQHIDNVIDALIEANVEPMLCLEHYELPAYLLEKYDGWSSKKVVELYTEYARIAFERYGNRVKQWFTFNEPIVIQTRCYLDAIRWPHEQNTKKWMLWNYHKVLASAKAIKIFHENQYEGRIGCVLNPEMVYARSTSPEDCQAKEMYDLFYNRVFFDPMIKGEFPQKLIDLCKQHAIYFDPTEEELQIIKTNPVDFLGINQYYPKRVQAPKYQWNPNTPFHPEAYFDSFELPGRKMNHSRGWEIYPQIMYDLAMYLKANYGDIPWLITENGMGSENEEHYLNADGTVQDDYRIDFIRDHLHYLLKAVAEGANCEGYMLWAFTDCVSPMNAFKNRYGLVRIDLQRNRQRSLKKSAHWYQSLIDNRVLHVEEMSYR
- a CDS encoding multidrug effflux MFS transporter, which encodes MEKNIESNKISLALLVCLVGFPQISETIFTPSLTEIAKGYQVSINVSQMTLSIYFLAFAFGVFFWGITSDYFGRRVAMNGGLFIYTIGCLLCYWSTDIILLFVGRVIQAFGASTGSVTTQTILRDNYQGKQRHTLFAQISAALAFTPAIGPLIGGFLGQYFGYKMVFLALVGLGTFLLIWSLKKLPETSSSKKNHLNYQKICQIGQRMIVDKYTWTFCVLIGVLNGVLFGYHSEAPSIFIEKFGFTQAQYGFIGIVVALATVLGSFISKQTLERLLPETIILLGTKIALIGSLGLLVVSLLPVSFNLLLLLYLVGIFSVLTGVGIALPNCLSLALVNFTDVAGTAGAFLSLGYYVIVSILTFCISTIHTGSISILPVFFLGSFLLIYWMQKR
- a CDS encoding PTS sugar transporter subunit IIC, which produces MEKFASVLGNIAAKINSLRYIIVIKNAFAALIPVIITGAFGTLFSAMIFDSENGLAKISTLSFLAELKPISSAVSYVTLSFLTIYAVFLIGIELAKLNKVDGVFSGIVAVMSYLSVNPTVFTVVNEDISVVAENVLAKQYTDTKGLFLGMFIAIVSVELYCWLGRQEKLQLKMPDTVPTNVASSFSALFPTVLTVVTIATAGFIVKAVTGMYAYDIIYNIVQRPLEGIVQGLPGILLLMFIAQIFWVIGIHGNQMVKPVREPLLLAAIAVNTEAFEAGKEIPNIITMPFWDMYMSMGGSGVTIGLLVAVLIAGKREDMKQITKLSLAPGIFNINEPVIFGMPIMLNPILAIPFILTPLITGTIGYIATSIGFAAKAVVMVPWPTPPLINAYLATAGDIGAVITQAFCIILSILIYLPFVFTTNRTKNETL
- a CDS encoding sugar O-acetyltransferase, with the protein product MELEETLQRMHSGQLYYSSDSTLGVEQGLYLEKLFHYNQLPPSKGAQKQALLKDMFAEIGDDCYIETPFHANWGGKHVYFGHHVYANFNLTLVDDCSIHVGNYVMFAPNVTIATGTHPIHPELRQKQAQYNLPVTIEDNVWIGAGSVILPGVTIGKNSVIGAGSIVTKNIPANVVAVGNPCRILREINEHDLQYYHKDKKIDI
- a CDS encoding UTRA domain-containing protein encodes the protein MAKYHEIAADIRSKITNGLYKKQEKLPKQTELADYYHTSRVTIQKALDLLHLEGLIYGRKGIGTFVTGPLSIFDYNAQTHRGLTKRLGELGEVTSQIISFGVLFPDEVEQKKLKIKKNEPIYDIVRLRLLDNEPLSLEYTIMPVQLIPGIDEDILKSSIYRYINESLNLEIGTSIRRIKADKADIYDQNYLNCDVHDPVLEVEQTVYLKNGIPFEISHARHRYDKGDFTVISD